The segment TCATCGCGATTCTGGCGGCAATTCTCTTCCCGGTGTTCGCGCGAGCACGCGAGAAGGCCCGGCAGTCGTCGTGCTCCAGCAATCTCAAGCAATTGGCTCTTGGCGTAATGATGTACGCTCAGGACTACGACGAGAAGCTTTGCCCCCGGTACTATCGGTACAACCCGGCCGTCCCGGGTGGCGGCAACTGGCTTGACACCTTCGTGCAGCCCTACATCAAGAACACGCAGGTCTGCCTGTGCCCGAGCACCAGCTCCAAGTCCTACGGTTTCAACGCCGACTATCTTGACTGGCAGCCGCTGGCCAATATCCTGTCCCCGTCGGAGACGGTGATGGCCTGCGACATCAAGAAAAACGCGGCCGGCGTGTACGGTGACATCCACTGCCGGAAGCCGTCGACCTTCACGCCGAGTACCGTGCCCGCCAACGACGAGGATGACTTGGCGGTCGCCAGCGATCCGGCGAACTCCCCGCGGGCTCGTGGCGTGCACAACGGCGGCGCGAACATCGCCTTCGTCGATGGTCACGTCAAGTGGATGAAGACCACCTCCTTCTACTATGGTCAGAATCCAGTCGATCTGTACTTCGACCGCAACTAGCAGCGTCGGTCGTAAGGGTGCATCTTCAGACCCCGCCTTCGGGCGGGGTCTTTTTTTGGTGCGTGACTGCGGGGCAAGACTGAGGTATAGTGAAAATCTCCTGTAGGTGTCGTTGGTGAGGGCCTCGTACCTGACCCCGACGCAGACGGCGACCTCGTACAGTCGGCTGCTGCTCTCCTGGCGCAGGCAGACCCGCCGCAGAGTGTCTTGCCGCTGGTTCGCGGCTGGACAGCCGCAAGGCTGTTCGGTGCCGTCAACCGTCAAGCGCGCCCGCAGGAGAGGCCCTGCGGGCGATTCCGTAACCGCGAGAGCACTGGCGGAGCCCGCAAGAGAAGACCCCCAGAGCGTATGGGGGCACAGCATCCTGCAACTGTGGCGGGTGGGTTCCGCTCCCACGGGCAGGAGTCGCAAAAGGAGACGAGTTCGCCGATGAAACGACATGGCTTTACGCTTATCGAGTTGCTCGTGGTAATCGCCATCATCGCAATCCTCGCGGCAATCCTCTTCCCGGTGTTCGCGCGAGCCCGCGAGAAGGCCCGGCAGTCATCGTGCTCCAGCAACCTGAAGCAGCTGGCGCTCGGAGTGGAGATGTACGCTCAGGACTACGACGAGAAGCTGTGCCCGCGGTACTATCGCTACAACCCGTCCACTCCCGGCGGCGGCACCTGGTGTGACACCTTCGTGCAGCCCTACATCAAGAACACGCAAGTCGTGCTCTGCCCCAGCACCAACAGCAAGTCCTACGGCTACAACATGGACTACCTGGACTGGCAGGCCCTGGCGAGCATCCAGAGCCCCTCGGAAACGGTCATGATCTGCGAGATCAAGAAGAACAGTACCGGCGCCTACGGTGATGTATGCGTTCGCAAGCCCTCTGTTTTCGGCACTCCGCCGGCCGTGCCGACCAACGACGAGGATGACTTGGCGGGCAGCAGCGATCCCACCTACTCCCCGCGTGCTCGTGGCGTGCACAACGGCGGCTCGAACATCGCCTTCGTCGATGGTCACGTCAAGTGGATGGAGACCAGCGGGTTCTACTATGGTCAGAACCCCACGGACCTGTACTTCGACCGCAACTAGCAGCGCTGTCCCTGGTTGCGCCCATCGAGACCCCGCCTTCGGGCGGGGTCTTTCTTTTGTGCCGGTCTTGCTCCACTCAAGACACTGTCTGCGGGTGCCGCTAAGGTACCGGGAAGCTGCTTCAGGGATGAGTGCCTGATGCTGGGGGTAACAATCAGGGTCAGGCAAGGAGGACTATCCTGGACAGGGAGGAATAGTCTTTCCGGACCTGTGATGGGGCGGGCGTCGCTTCCGCAGGCAGTAGCGCTACGATATGGGAGAGTTGCCGATGAAACGCCATGGTTTCACGCTCATCGAGTTGCTGGTTGTCATCGCCATCATCGCGATTCTGGCGGCCATCCTGTTTCCGGTTTTCGCCCGGGCACGAGAGAAGGCGCGGCAGTCATCGTGTTCCAGCAACCTCAAGCAGTTGGCTCTCGGTATCATGATGTATGCGCAGGACTATGACGAGAAGCTGTGCCCACGGTACTACCGCTATAACCCCGCTGTTGCAGGCGGCGGCAACTGGTGCGACACCTTCGCGCAGCCCTACGTGAAGAACATCCAGATCGTCTACTGCCCGAGCACCAACGCAAAGTCCTACGGTTACAACATGGACTACCTGGACTGGCAGCCGCTGGCCAACATCCAGTCGCCATCGGAGACGGTCATGATCTGCGACGTCAAGCAGTGCTTGACCGGCTGGGACCTGAGCGTCCGCAAGCCCTCGATCTTCGGCTCACCGGTGCCGATGCCCGCGAACGACGAGGATGCCAACGCCGTCAGCACGGACCCGCCCTACTCTCCGCGGGCTCGTGGTGTGCACAACGGCGGCGCCAACGTTGCCTTCGTCGACGGCCACGTCAAGTGGATGAAGACCAGTTCCTTCTACTACAGCCAGAACCCCACCGACCTGTGGTTTGACCGCAACTAGCAGCGTCGGTCGCAAGGGTGCATCTTCAGACCCCGCCTTCGGGCGGGGTCTTTTTTTGTGGCCTTGCTGAGGCGGGGTCAAGAGGAGCGCCGCGGATGCCGATGTCAACAAGGAGACCGTGCTCCCTGGGCGACTGGGAGTACGCTTCTCACGTTCACCGGGGGCGGTGGACCTGATGGCAGGTTCGGCAGACTTGGTTGCAGGTCTCCCTGGGCCTGACTGTAGGTCGTCTCTTGAAGGAGGTTGGCATTCGTGTCAAGCAGTGTTGCGGGGATCACTACTACCATCAGTAACGTCAGCGGCACTACGTACCTCGACGGTCTTGCCTCCGGCCTCGACACCACCAGTATCATCGATCAGCTCGCGGAGATTCAGAGCAAGCCGATCAAGCGGCTGGAGGCACGGAAGACAGCGCTGCAGGAGAAGCTGGCGGCGTACCAGTCGATCAACGCCTCCCTGGGAGCACTGCAGTTGGCTGCCAAAGACCTGGCCACACCCTCACAGTTCCTGACACGTGGGGCCACCGTGTCGGGATACAGCACCGGTACGGCCCCGCTGGCGGTGTCTGCATCCTCCGAGGCACGGACAGGAACCCACCAGGTAGTTGTCGAGCAGTTGGCCCAGGCGCAGCGAGTGCTCTCAGGAGCCGGCGCAGTGGCAGACGCCGATGCTGCCCTGAACGCGGCCGGAGACCTGCGCATCAACGGGAAGACTGTGTCACTGACGGCCGGCGACACACTCAAGGACCTGCGCGACAAGATCAACGCGGCGGGTGCGGGAGTCGATGCGGACGTCATCCAGGTGGCAGAGGGCGATGCTCGTCTGGTGCTTACGGCCCAGCAGCCGGGAGTCGAGAACTCCATCGACCTGGTAGACGGGACGGGAAGCAACCTGCTCCAGAAGCTCGGACTGGTCAGCGCAGAAGCTTCTCTGAAGCACCCACTTGCGGGCGATGCTTCGGCCCAGTCTGACGGCGTCGCGAACTCGGCGCTGGACGTTGCAGTGGCCCTGGGCCTCACTATCCCGCCGGCGGGGACGGTGCTGATTGCCGGAGTGAGCCTCACCCTTGACCTGGGCTCGGACAGCCTCGAGGACCTCCGCGACCGCATCAACCAGAGTGAGGAACTGCAAGCCCAGGGCGTGAGTGCCAGCGTGGTCTCGGAGGAGGCTGGCGGAAAGACCCAGTACCGGCTCCAGATCGACAAGGCGGAGGGGACGCTGACACTGACGGACGACAACAACGTGCTGTCCACCCTGGGGCTGGTGCAGCACAGCATCGCGAACGAGCAGCAGGCTGCCTGTGATGCCCGGATCCGCGTCGACGGCGTGACCGTGACGCGTTCGACGAACTCGATGGACGACGTGATTGACGGCCTCAGCATCGAGCTGACGAGGGCGGCACCTACGGAGACGCTGACGCTGACTGTCGCTCAGGACACGACCTCTGCGCTCAGGAAGGTCCAGTCCTTTGCCTCCGCCTACAACAGCCTCATCGACCAGATCGCCTCGGCGCAGGCGTACGACACGGAGACCGAGAGCGGTGGCGTTCTTTTCGGCGACGCAGCCATCCTGAACCTTGAGTACGGGCTGCGCGGCACCATCAGCAACCCCATCGCGATGTCAGCGACGACCTCAGACACCCTCGCGTCGATCGGGATCACCACGGATGCCCACGACCGGCTCGTGCTGGAAACGGCGAAGCTCACGCAGGTGCTGACGGAGGACCCGAGTCGAGTGGGAGGGCTCTTCGGGCTGGAGGCCGAGTCGGACAGCCCGCAGATCGAGTTCATCTCCTCGACCCGTGCCACGGCGACAAGCGATGCCTCGGGCTACCTGGTTCACATCACGCAGGCGGCTGAGCGTGGCACGGCCTCCTCGCGCGAGTATGCAGCCGGTGCGACACTCACTGCCACCGAGACGCTGACCTTTGACGGCACCTCGCCGGTGACGCTGGAGGCGGGGATGACGCTGCGGGAAGCTGCAGATCGGCTGAACGGCTGGTTCCAGACTTACGGCTCTGCCTACGAGGCCACCGTCGTTTCGGAGGGTGGACACGAGCACTTGCAGATACAGCATGAGCAGTACGGGTCCGCCTACGCCGTGGTGATGTCCTCCTCGCTGGATGACGGGGCCGGAGGCACGGGTCTCGGCGGTGCGACAGCGGGGTCGACAGAGACGTACTGGGGCAAGGATGTGGCGGCGACGATCAACGGCGAGGCGGCGACCGGCAGGGGACAGGTGCTCACCGGCGACAGCGGCAATGCCACCACTGACGGGCTGACGCTGAAGATCACGACAACCGAGTCGGGAGTCGACCTGGGGCGAGTCAGCGTAAGCAAGGGTGCTGCGAGACGGCTGAGCGAGTACATCTCCTTCGCGCTGGACACGGAGACCGGCTCGATCACCCAGGGTGCCGAGAGCCTCACCAAGAGCATGGAGAGCATCGACGACGACATCGACACCGTCGAGGGTCGCGTGCAGCGCTACAGGGACAAGATGCAAGCGAAGTTCCAGACGATGGAGACCGCACTGGCCAAGGCCCAGGCTTTGCAGCAGTACATGAGCGGGCAGATCTCTGCCTTTACCTCAAGTAAGGACTGATAGGAGAAGGGAGCGTCGGACCCTCCGTGATTCCTCGAGCTCTCAATGCGCAGTACGCCTACCGGCAGATGCAGACCGAAACGGCCGGCCCGGAGGAAACCGTTGTCTTGCTGTTTGACGGGATGGTGCGGATCCTGTACCGAGCGCGCGACGCCATGTCGGCAGGTCGCCTCGAGGAGCAGTCGGCAGAGATCGGGCGCGCGCAGCGGATCCTGAGCGAGCTGAGCTGCGCTCTGGACTCCTCGCAGGACGAGGCGCTTGTCGGAGCCCTGCGCTGCACCTACACCTCGATGTACAACCGGCTCTGCGAGGCGAACCTCAGCGACGATCTGGCAGCACTGGAGGATGTCCTGGCCCTGGCGGAGCGGTTCTCGCAGGCGTGGCGTACAGCCCTGCAAAACGTCGGCGTTGCCACCGTCACACCGGCGAGTCTGTGATCGCCTGGCCCGAGTGCCACGGCAGCGATCAGCAGCAGGGCCCCAGTCTTCCTGGACTGGGGCCCTGCTGATTCCGGCGGTAGGCGACGATGGGCTGACACCCGCTACGCCGCGAGGGCCTTGTTGGTCCCCGGGGTGCGAGGACATATCTGGATGTCTGTGGCCTGAAGGGTGGAACCGTGAGCCAGGAGAGCTGCCCGGTGGACGACGTTGTTGAGCTCCCTGAGGTTGCCGGGCCAATCGTGACCCGTCAGTTCGCCCAGGGCGAGCTCACTGAAGTCGGCAGGACCGGCGCCGGCGGCTTCGCGTCGTGCGAGCTTGAGGAAATGCCGGGCGAAGCAAGCGATGTCCTCGCGCCGCTCACGAAGGGGCGGCAAGGTCAGGGGCACGACAGCCAGCCGATAGTAGAGG is part of the Armatimonadia bacterium genome and harbors:
- a CDS encoding DUF1559 domain-containing protein; its protein translation is MLMKRRGFTLIELLVVIAIIAILAAILFPVFARAREKARQSSCSSNLKQLALGVMMYAQDYDEKLCPRYYRYNPAVPGGGNWLDTFVQPYIKNTQVCLCPSTSSKSYGFNADYLDWQPLANILSPSETVMACDIKKNAAGVYGDIHCRKPSTFTPSTVPANDEDDLAVASDPANSPRARGVHNGGANIAFVDGHVKWMKTTSFYYGQNPVDLYFDRN
- a CDS encoding DUF1559 domain-containing protein — encoded protein: MKRHGFTLIELLVVIAIIAILAAILFPVFARAREKARQSSCSSNLKQLALGVEMYAQDYDEKLCPRYYRYNPSTPGGGTWCDTFVQPYIKNTQVVLCPSTNSKSYGYNMDYLDWQALASIQSPSETVMICEIKKNSTGAYGDVCVRKPSVFGTPPAVPTNDEDDLAGSSDPTYSPRARGVHNGGSNIAFVDGHVKWMETSGFYYGQNPTDLYFDRN
- a CDS encoding DUF1559 domain-containing protein — encoded protein: MKRHGFTLIELLVVIAIIAILAAILFPVFARAREKARQSSCSSNLKQLALGIMMYAQDYDEKLCPRYYRYNPAVAGGGNWCDTFAQPYVKNIQIVYCPSTNAKSYGYNMDYLDWQPLANIQSPSETVMICDVKQCLTGWDLSVRKPSIFGSPVPMPANDEDANAVSTDPPYSPRARGVHNGGANVAFVDGHVKWMKTSSFYYSQNPTDLWFDRN
- the fliD gene encoding flagellar filament capping protein FliD; the encoded protein is MSSSVAGITTTISNVSGTTYLDGLASGLDTTSIIDQLAEIQSKPIKRLEARKTALQEKLAAYQSINASLGALQLAAKDLATPSQFLTRGATVSGYSTGTAPLAVSASSEARTGTHQVVVEQLAQAQRVLSGAGAVADADAALNAAGDLRINGKTVSLTAGDTLKDLRDKINAAGAGVDADVIQVAEGDARLVLTAQQPGVENSIDLVDGTGSNLLQKLGLVSAEASLKHPLAGDASAQSDGVANSALDVAVALGLTIPPAGTVLIAGVSLTLDLGSDSLEDLRDRINQSEELQAQGVSASVVSEEAGGKTQYRLQIDKAEGTLTLTDDNNVLSTLGLVQHSIANEQQAACDARIRVDGVTVTRSTNSMDDVIDGLSIELTRAAPTETLTLTVAQDTTSALRKVQSFASAYNSLIDQIASAQAYDTETESGGVLFGDAAILNLEYGLRGTISNPIAMSATTSDTLASIGITTDAHDRLVLETAKLTQVLTEDPSRVGGLFGLEAESDSPQIEFISSTRATATSDASGYLVHITQAAERGTASSREYAAGATLTATETLTFDGTSPVTLEAGMTLREAADRLNGWFQTYGSAYEATVVSEGGHEHLQIQHEQYGSAYAVVMSSSLDDGAGGTGLGGATAGSTETYWGKDVAATINGEAATGRGQVLTGDSGNATTDGLTLKITTTESGVDLGRVSVSKGAARRLSEYISFALDTETGSITQGAESLTKSMESIDDDIDTVEGRVQRYRDKMQAKFQTMETALAKAQALQQYMSGQISAFTSSKD
- the fliS gene encoding flagellar export chaperone FliS — translated: MIPRALNAQYAYRQMQTETAGPEETVVLLFDGMVRILYRARDAMSAGRLEEQSAEIGRAQRILSELSCALDSSQDEALVGALRCTYTSMYNRLCEANLSDDLAALEDVLALAERFSQAWRTALQNVGVATVTPASL